Proteins encoded by one window of Paraburkholderia terrae:
- a CDS encoding transcriptional regulator NanR, which yields MGEIIPRRKLYQEVVDRLMERIRSGEIAPGAQLPSERELMEIYGVGRPAVREALQTLERSGIVEIVHGERARVVVPTADRLIGQIASGAMHLLRTDPEMLEHLKHARLFLETGTARMAAERATEEDVARLQLSVAQHRASMVNLEEFIERDMAFHREIARISGNPIFPSIVESLFRWAGEYYRPLVRAPGAEELTLAEHQRIVDAIATHDGDAAAEAMHAHLSRANHLYRKLSK from the coding sequence ATGGGCGAGATCATCCCGCGTCGGAAGCTGTACCAGGAAGTGGTGGACCGTCTGATGGAGCGTATCCGCTCGGGCGAAATCGCGCCCGGCGCGCAGCTGCCATCAGAGCGGGAACTGATGGAAATCTATGGCGTCGGGCGGCCTGCCGTGCGCGAGGCGCTGCAGACGCTCGAACGCTCGGGCATCGTCGAGATCGTACACGGCGAGCGCGCGCGTGTCGTCGTGCCGACGGCCGACCGGCTGATCGGCCAGATCGCAAGCGGCGCGATGCACTTGCTGCGCACTGACCCGGAGATGCTCGAGCATCTCAAGCACGCGCGCCTCTTTCTCGAAACGGGCACGGCGCGCATGGCCGCCGAGCGCGCGACGGAAGAGGACGTGGCGCGACTGCAATTGAGCGTCGCGCAACATCGGGCTTCGATGGTCAATCTCGAAGAGTTCATTGAGCGCGACATGGCGTTTCACCGCGAGATCGCGAGGATCAGCGGCAATCCGATTTTCCCGTCGATCGTCGAGTCGCTGTTCCGCTGGGCGGGCGAATACTATCGGCCGCTCGTGCGTGCGCCGGGCGCGGAAGAGCTGACCTTGGCGGAGCATCAACGCATCGTCGACGCCATTGCGACGCATGACGGCGATGCGGCTGCCGAAGCCATGCATGCGCACCTGTCACGTGCTAACCATCTGTACCGCAAATTGAGCAAATAA
- a CDS encoding LysR family transcriptional regulator → MNRFPGVDLDALRAFVAVASHASFNDAAIELSLSASALTRRIKRLEEALDLMLFERTTRTVALTSSGELLLPRAQSVLRELDASLQLVTQATRIRTGQLTIACIPTVAKFLLPKIVGSYHRRRPEVRLRLLETDLATVARRVADGDAEFGIAFLVNETPELVIDELLVDPYVLACPADHPLAKSEHVAWRELRPWPLIVSGTTSGNRRMLDAALRDIDWRPDRLIEIEHLTTSLGLVEAGLGISIIPRCAAPRDAQSRIAIRPLVEPTVARTIGLIRRRDAVLSAVARDFRLALRRMAPLDPSMMQPE, encoded by the coding sequence ATGAACCGCTTTCCCGGCGTCGATCTCGACGCGCTTCGCGCTTTTGTTGCCGTTGCATCGCACGCGTCGTTCAACGATGCCGCCATCGAACTCAGCCTGTCCGCGTCCGCGTTGACACGCCGCATCAAGCGGCTCGAAGAAGCGCTCGACCTGATGCTGTTCGAGCGCACGACGCGCACGGTCGCGCTCACGTCATCGGGCGAATTGCTGCTGCCGCGCGCGCAAAGCGTGCTGCGCGAACTCGATGCGTCGCTGCAACTCGTCACGCAAGCGACGCGTATCCGCACAGGTCAGTTGACCATCGCGTGCATTCCCACCGTTGCGAAGTTTCTGTTGCCGAAGATCGTCGGCAGCTATCACCGGCGACGGCCCGAGGTGCGGCTGCGGCTGCTCGAAACCGATCTTGCGACGGTCGCGCGGCGTGTCGCCGACGGCGACGCGGAGTTCGGCATCGCGTTTCTCGTCAACGAGACGCCGGAGCTCGTCATCGACGAACTGTTGGTGGACCCGTACGTGCTCGCCTGCCCCGCCGATCATCCGCTCGCAAAAAGCGAGCATGTTGCGTGGCGCGAACTGCGCCCGTGGCCGCTGATCGTCTCGGGCACGACGAGCGGCAACCGGCGCATGCTCGATGCCGCGTTGCGCGACATCGACTGGCGCCCGGACCGGTTGATCGAAATTGAACATCTGACGACGTCGCTCGGACTCGTCGAAGCGGGTCTCGGTATCTCAATCATTCCGCGCTGCGCGGCGCCGCGCGACGCGCAATCGCGAATCGCCATACGTCCGCTCGTGGAGCCGACGGTTGCGCGCACAATCGGTTTGATCCGGCGACGTGATGCGGTGCTGTCGGCAGTCGCGCGGGACTTTCGTCTCGCGCTGCGCAGAATGGCGCCGCTCGATCCTTCGATGATGCAGCCGGAGTGA
- the oiaK gene encoding 3-oxo-isoapionate kinase OiaK, which translates to MSDSAQTAFPAGPLLAYYGDDFTGSTDAMEAMTAAGVPTVLCLDTPTPDLLARFPEIRCVGLAGSSRGRDPAWMRDELPAAFASLAAFGAPILQYKVCSTFDSSPEVGSIGAAIDIGVNVMRARWSPMVIGAPRLKRYQMFGNLFAAVNGTGYRLDRHPTMSRHPVTPMDEADLRVHLGRQTSRRIELIDILQLRDGSGTARVDALSADDKPVVLIDVLDEETLIEAGRLVWERRGEGVFSASSSGLQYALAAYWRSRGWLPATPSLPVARPVETIAAVSGSCSPVTASQIAWARAHGFHVERLDLRRALDSQSGGAEIERAVGAAADALRRGVSSIVHSAEGPDDPDVIGFDAIARDAGLTRQQAARNVGGALAEVMRRLLERVPLSRVVVAGGDSSGEVASTLGIDALSVAAGLAPGAPLCRAWSKSAQRDGLEIVLKGGQIGGASFFGLVKEGRDVE; encoded by the coding sequence ATGTCCGATTCCGCGCAAACGGCATTTCCGGCGGGGCCGCTGCTCGCCTATTACGGCGACGACTTCACCGGCTCGACGGATGCGATGGAGGCGATGACGGCAGCGGGCGTGCCGACGGTGCTGTGTCTCGACACGCCGACGCCCGACCTGCTTGCGCGCTTTCCCGAGATTCGTTGCGTCGGATTGGCGGGTTCGTCGCGCGGGCGTGACCCTGCATGGATGCGCGACGAGTTGCCAGCCGCGTTCGCGAGTCTCGCGGCGTTCGGCGCGCCTATCCTGCAATACAAGGTGTGCTCGACGTTCGACTCGTCGCCGGAAGTCGGTTCGATCGGCGCGGCCATCGACATCGGCGTGAACGTGATGCGCGCGCGCTGGTCGCCGATGGTAATTGGCGCGCCGCGCCTGAAGCGTTATCAGATGTTCGGCAATCTGTTTGCCGCCGTGAACGGTACGGGCTATCGGCTCGACCGTCATCCGACGATGTCGCGTCATCCCGTGACGCCAATGGACGAAGCGGATCTGCGCGTGCATCTCGGGCGGCAGACGTCGCGTCGCATCGAGCTGATCGACATACTGCAATTGCGCGACGGCTCGGGCACGGCGCGCGTCGATGCGCTCAGTGCGGACGACAAACCCGTCGTGTTGATCGACGTGCTCGATGAAGAGACGCTCATCGAAGCGGGGCGCCTCGTGTGGGAGCGGCGCGGCGAGGGCGTGTTCAGCGCGTCATCGTCTGGGCTGCAATACGCGCTGGCCGCATATTGGCGCTCGCGCGGCTGGTTGCCCGCGACGCCTTCGCTGCCCGTCGCCCGGCCCGTCGAAACGATCGCCGCCGTGAGCGGTAGCTGTTCGCCCGTCACGGCGTCGCAAATCGCCTGGGCGCGGGCGCACGGGTTTCATGTCGAACGGCTCGATCTGCGCCGCGCGCTCGATTCGCAATCGGGCGGCGCGGAGATCGAGCGCGCGGTTGGCGCCGCTGCCGATGCGCTTCGCCGCGGCGTGAGCAGCATCGTGCATAGCGCGGAAGGCCCCGACGATCCCGACGTGATCGGCTTCGACGCGATTGCGCGCGATGCGGGCCTGACGCGTCAGCAGGCCGCGCGCAACGTCGGCGGCGCGCTGGCCGAAGTGATGCGACGCTTGCTGGAGCGCGTGCCGCTGTCGCGTGTGGTCGTCGCGGGCGGCGACAGTTCAGGCGAAGTCGCGAGTACGCTGGGCATCGATGCGCTGAGTGTTGCAGCGGGTCTCGCACCGGGCGCGCCGTTGTGCCGCGCGTGGTCGAAGTCGGCGCAGCGCGATGGGCTGGAGATCGTGCTGAAGGGCGGGCAGATCGGCGGCGCGTCGTTCTTCGGATTGGTCAAAGAGGGCCGCGACGTGGAGTGA
- a CDS encoding ribulose-bisphosphate carboxylase large subunit family protein: MSERIHATYWLETGDDPGRAADVIAGEQSSGTFVALPGETPELKARSGARVERLDILETVDKPSLPGGMKSGVYTRCTLELSWPIENFGPSLPNLMSTIAGNLFELRQVSGLRLTGLKLPASFAAAYPGPAFGIDGTRKLSGVTHGPLIGTIIKPSVGLSPEETAQQVRELVDGGIDFIKDDELQGDGSHCPFDERVKAVMRVVNEHADRTGKKAMVAFNVTGDLDQMLRRHDLVLAQGGTCVMAVLNSIGLVGLHELRKHAQVPIHAHRAGWGYLSRSPELGWDYAPWQMIWRLAGADHLHVNGLRNKFSEPDESVIAAARAVLAPVMPDAPMTAMPVFSSGQTGLQAADTYAALGRADLIHTAGGGIFGHPQGVAAGVEALREAWVAAIEGVPLEKHAERNPALRAALGFWK, encoded by the coding sequence GTGAGCGAACGCATTCACGCTACTTACTGGCTCGAAACGGGCGACGATCCGGGCCGGGCCGCCGATGTCATCGCCGGCGAACAGTCGAGCGGCACCTTCGTCGCGCTGCCCGGCGAGACGCCCGAACTGAAGGCGCGTTCCGGCGCGCGCGTCGAGCGCCTGGACATACTCGAAACCGTCGATAAACCGAGCCTGCCGGGCGGCATGAAATCGGGGGTGTACACGCGCTGCACGCTCGAACTGTCGTGGCCAATCGAGAACTTCGGGCCGTCGCTGCCGAACCTGATGTCGACCATCGCGGGCAATCTGTTCGAACTGCGCCAGGTGTCGGGCTTGCGGCTCACGGGCCTGAAGCTGCCGGCTTCGTTCGCGGCGGCGTATCCTGGCCCGGCGTTCGGTATCGACGGCACGCGCAAGCTGAGCGGCGTCACGCATGGTCCGCTGATCGGCACGATCATCAAGCCGAGCGTCGGGCTGTCGCCGGAGGAGACCGCGCAGCAGGTGCGCGAGCTGGTGGATGGCGGCATCGACTTCATCAAGGATGACGAACTGCAAGGCGACGGCTCGCATTGCCCGTTCGACGAGCGCGTGAAGGCGGTGATGCGCGTGGTCAACGAACACGCCGATCGCACCGGCAAGAAGGCGATGGTCGCCTTCAACGTGACAGGCGATCTCGACCAGATGCTCCGGCGGCATGACCTCGTGCTGGCGCAAGGCGGAACCTGCGTGATGGCGGTGCTCAATTCGATTGGACTGGTCGGCCTGCACGAATTGCGCAAGCACGCGCAAGTGCCGATTCATGCGCATCGCGCAGGCTGGGGTTATCTGTCACGCAGTCCTGAACTCGGCTGGGATTACGCGCCGTGGCAGATGATCTGGCGGCTCGCGGGAGCGGATCATCTGCACGTGAACGGCTTGCGCAACAAGTTCAGCGAGCCCGATGAAAGCGTCATCGCGGCGGCGCGCGCGGTGCTCGCGCCCGTCATGCCCGACGCGCCGATGACGGCGATGCCCGTCTTCAGTTCGGGGCAGACGGGCTTGCAGGCCGCCGATACGTACGCCGCGCTCGGCCGCGCCGATCTGATCCACACGGCGGGCGGCGGCATCTTTGGCCATCCGCAGGGCGTCGCGGCGGGTGTCGAAGCGCTGCGCGAAGCATGGGTTGCGGCGATCGAGGGCGTGCCGCTGGAGAAGCACGCGGAGCGCAATCCGGCGCTGCGCGCGGCGCTTGGTTTCTGGAAGTGA
- a CDS encoding phosphogluconate dehydrogenase C-terminal domain-containing protein, producing the protein MKEKIALFGAGGKMGFRLSSNLLKSDYRVAHIEVSEAGRKRLKDELNVDCVSVDAALDGAQVVILAVPDTLIGKISHEIAPKLPAGTMVMTLDAAAPFAGHLPDRPDLTYFVAHPCHPIIFNNDDDPKARRDFFGGAYAKQSITSALMQGPESAFDLGEDVAKTIYQPILRSYRLTVDQMALLEPGLSETICATLLYVMREAMDETVKRGVPEQAARDFLLGHMNILSAVIFNEIPGAFSDACNKAIEFGKPRLMRDDWKGVFDHAEIADSIRRIT; encoded by the coding sequence ATGAAAGAGAAAATTGCACTGTTCGGCGCTGGCGGAAAGATGGGCTTCCGTCTTTCGAGCAACCTGCTGAAGTCGGACTATCGTGTCGCGCACATCGAAGTGAGCGAAGCGGGCCGCAAGCGCCTGAAGGATGAACTGAACGTGGATTGCGTATCCGTCGATGCCGCGCTCGACGGCGCGCAGGTCGTGATCCTCGCCGTGCCCGATACGCTGATCGGCAAGATCAGCCACGAGATCGCACCGAAGCTGCCGGCGGGCACGATGGTGATGACGCTCGATGCCGCCGCGCCGTTCGCCGGCCATCTGCCCGACAGGCCCGATCTGACTTACTTCGTCGCGCATCCGTGTCATCCCATCATCTTCAACAACGATGACGACCCGAAAGCGCGCCGCGATTTCTTCGGCGGCGCGTATGCGAAGCAGTCGATCACGAGCGCGCTGATGCAAGGCCCCGAGTCCGCGTTCGATCTCGGCGAGGATGTCGCGAAGACGATCTATCAGCCGATCCTGCGTTCATACCGTTTGACCGTCGACCAGATGGCGCTGCTGGAACCGGGCTTGTCCGAGACGATCTGCGCGACGCTGCTTTACGTGATGCGAGAAGCGATGGACGAAACCGTGAAACGCGGCGTGCCCGAACAGGCCGCGCGCGATTTCCTGCTTGGCCACATGAACATTCTGAGCGCGGTGATTTTCAACGAAATCCCCGGCGCATTCTCCGATGCGTGCAACAAGGCAATCGAGTTCGGCAAGCCGCGCCTGATGCGCGACGACTGGAAGGGCGTGTTCGATCATGCGGAGATTGCGGACAGCATCCGCCGTATCACGTGA